In one window of Patescibacteria group bacterium DNA:
- a CDS encoding arsenic efflux protein, whose protein sequence is MYELFLDVLLDSVSMIPLLLIVYIGIELVEYKFGNLIRKKVQGAGAAGPAIGALAGGFPQCGFSVVGAALYSQRLVTIGTLLAVFLSTSDEAIPVILSQPDKIGIILPLILTKIAVAIIAGYTVDFFFRKKNKFTLEHIEAYTHGHDDSHHNHDSVVDEIACCGHSPSSESKKFNPREIIWHPIKHTAKIFSYIFGASLLLNLIIFQVGQATFEKLFLGQSFWQPFLTALIGLIPNCIASVTITQMYMSHAITFGSVIAGLSASGGLGILVLFREEKNKKDVLKIMGLLYGISVIAGLIIQYVFKM, encoded by the coding sequence ATGTACGAACTATTTTTAGATGTTTTACTTGACTCGGTGAGCATGATCCCCTTACTCCTAATCGTGTATATCGGTATTGAGTTGGTTGAATATAAATTTGGCAATTTGATCAGAAAAAAAGTTCAGGGTGCTGGTGCTGCCGGTCCGGCAATTGGTGCCCTTGCTGGAGGTTTTCCTCAGTGTGGCTTTTCCGTGGTTGGGGCAGCTTTATATTCACAGAGATTGGTAACAATTGGTACCTTGTTGGCTGTTTTTCTATCAACGTCTGATGAGGCGATTCCAGTTATCTTATCTCAGCCAGACAAGATTGGAATTATTTTGCCACTAATTTTAACCAAGATAGCCGTGGCAATAATAGCGGGCTACACAGTTGATTTCTTTTTTAGAAAGAAAAATAAATTCACTCTAGAACATATCGAGGCTTATACACACGGGCACGATGACTCGCACCATAATCATGACTCTGTTGTTGATGAGATTGCCTGTTGCGGACATAGTCCTAGCTCAGAATCGAAAAAATTTAATCCCAGGGAAATTATTTGGCACCCGATTAAGCACACGGCGAAGATTTTTTCCTATATTTTCGGAGCATCGCTATTGTTAAATCTAATCATCTTCCAAGTTGGCCAAGCAACTTTTGAAAAATTATTCCTTGGTCAGAGTTTTTGGCAGCCATTTTTAACAGCGCTAATCGGCTTGATTCCAAATTGTATTGCCTCGGTCACCATTACACAAATGTACATGAGTCACGCAATTACATTCGGTTCCGTTATTGCCGGCCTTAGTGCTAGTGGCGGTCTTGGTATTTTGGTTTTATTTCGTGAAGAAAAAAACAAAAAAGACGTGCTCAAAATCATGGGCCTTCTTTATGGAATTAGTGTTATCGCAGGACTTATTATTCAATATGTTTTTAAAATGTAA
- a CDS encoding SIMPL domain-containing protein (The SIMPL domain is named for its presence in mouse protein SIMPL (signalling molecule that associates with mouse pelle-like kinase). Bacterial member BP26, from Brucella, was shown to assemble into a channel-like structure, while YggE from E. coli has been associated with resistance to oxidative stress.), producing MQKTHTFLATLVILVVGAIVIVSLITTNKINNQDRFSVVGSGTVYAKADIANINVGLKTGAKKTAAEATKDSTAKMNSIIAELKKLKIDDKDIKTSDYNLNPIYNWTNNKGQELIGYEVTQTLTLKIRDLNIIGDVIAKTTEQGANQIGNINFTIDDEYALKNQARELAIQKAKEKAQMIADQAGMTLGAVKTVTENANPIVYPMYSNTKMELGMGGGGDALTSPTVQTGQNEIKVDVTLVYEVK from the coding sequence ATGCAAAAAACTCATACCTTTCTAGCTACTTTGGTGATTTTAGTAGTTGGTGCAATTGTCATTGTGTCGTTAATAACCACGAATAAAATTAATAATCAAGACCGTTTTTCTGTGGTCGGTTCAGGCACTGTCTATGCCAAGGCGGATATTGCTAATATTAACGTGGGTTTGAAGACGGGGGCGAAGAAGACGGCGGCGGAGGCGACGAAGGACAGCACTGCAAAAATGAATAGCATTATTGCTGAATTGAAAAAATTGAAAATTGATGACAAGGATATTAAAACCAGTGACTACAACTTGAACCCTATATATAATTGGACTAATAATAAAGGGCAGGAGTTAATTGGTTACGAGGTGACTCAAACTTTAACTTTAAAAATCCGAGATTTAAATATTATTGGTGATGTAATTGCAAAGACAACCGAACAGGGCGCTAATCAAATCGGTAATATCAATTTTACTATTGACGATGAATATGCCTTAAAAAATCAAGCACGGGAATTGGCAATTCAAAAAGCCAAGGAAAAAGCGCAGATGATTGCGGATCAAGCGGGAATGACATTGGGGGCAGTCAAAACTGTGACCGAAAATGCTAATCCGATTGTGTATCCAATGTACTCTAATACCAAGATGGAATTAGGTATGGGCGGGGGCGGAGATGCCTTGACAAGCCCAACCGTTCAAACTGGTCAAAATGAAATTAAGGTTGATGTAACCTTGGTTTATGAGGTGAAATAA
- a CDS encoding DUF389 domain-containing protein produces MFNPFRNSNNHSIVHLFEVSNAERNELCANIIESSAPRSDFYFLVFLSSIIVSWGVIINSIVLVIGGMLVTPLLSPILAISLGAVILNIKVLIRSIRILLSSFFLAVLIAFVLGKSIEFNLLSSEIVTAMHPSISVFAIAAIAGVAASFTWAKKELNSNLPGVAITVTLIPPLTVVGLALSQNEMPAFENALNVLLLNVAGIILGSLLILTLMKFYKSEKKVMAEIKEEQKM; encoded by the coding sequence ATGTTTAATCCATTTCGAAATAGTAATAACCATTCTATTGTACATCTTTTTGAAGTAAGCAATGCAGAAAGAAACGAGCTTTGTGCTAATATTATTGAATCATCAGCACCTAGAAGTGATTTTTATTTTTTAGTTTTTCTTTCCAGTATAATCGTGAGTTGGGGAGTGATAATTAATAGTATTGTTCTTGTTATTGGGGGCATGCTCGTGACGCCACTTTTATCACCGATTTTAGCAATATCCCTTGGGGCGGTAATTTTAAATATCAAAGTTTTAATTAGATCAATTCGTATTTTGTTGTCTTCTTTTTTTCTAGCAGTACTAATCGCTTTCGTATTGGGTAAAAGTATTGAATTCAATTTATTGTCTTCGGAAATCGTAACCGCTATGCACCCGTCAATTTCTGTTTTCGCTATTGCAGCTATTGCTGGTGTTGCCGCTAGCTTTACTTGGGCCAAAAAAGAGCTTAACAGTAATTTGCCAGGTGTGGCTATTACTGTCACCTTGATTCCGCCGTTAACAGTGGTTGGACTTGCTTTATCTCAGAATGAAATGCCGGCTTTTGAAAATGCTTTAAATGTTCTCTTGTTAAATGTAGCTGGAATTATCTTGGGCAGTTTGTTAATTTTAACCTTAATGAAATTTTACAAGTCAGAGAAGAAAGTGATGGCGGAAATAAAGGAAGAGCAAAAAATGTAA
- a CDS encoding HD domain-containing protein, with product MNKKQIIEKTREYIEKKLSGEGSGHDWWHIYRVWTLAKEIGNKEKGDLFVIELAALLHDIADWKFTDGDDSVGPRLTSEWLQELKVDKDIVEHVAAIIKDLSFKGAGVKTTMKTLEGEIVQDADRLDAIGAIGIARTFAYGGHTGREMYNPDIKPEMHNSFKAYKKNNSPTINHFYEKLLLLKNLINTKTAKKIAVARHKFMELYLKEFYAEWDGEK from the coding sequence ATGAACAAAAAACAAATAATCGAAAAAACTAGAGAATATATTGAAAAGAAATTATCGGGCGAAGGGTCAGGGCATGACTGGTGGCATATTTATCGAGTCTGGACGCTTGCCAAAGAGATAGGCAATAAAGAAAAAGGGGATTTATTTGTGATAGAATTGGCGGCCTTGCTTCACGATATTGCTGATTGGAAATTTACCGACGGTGATGATAGTGTAGGACCTAGGCTAACATCTGAGTGGCTGCAAGAATTAAAAGTTGATAAAGATATTGTTGAACATGTTGCAGCAATAATAAAAGATTTGTCTTTTAAGGGCGCTGGTGTCAAAACCACAATGAAGACACTGGAGGGTGAAATTGTCCAAGACGCTGACAGACTCGACGCGATCGGTGCTATAGGAATAGCGAGAACTTTCGCTTATGGCGGACACACTGGTCGAGAAATGTATAATCCGGATATCAAGCCAGAAATGCATAACTCATTTAAAGCGTATAAGAAAAACAATAGTCCGACTATAAATCATTTCTATGAAAAGCTATTGCTTTTGAAAAATCTAATCAACACCAAAACAGCTAAAAAGATTGCAGTTGCGCGGCATAAATTTATGGAGCTGTATCTGAAAGAATTTTATGCGGAGTGGGACGGAGAAAAATAA
- a CDS encoding phosphoribosyltransferase codes for MDNQFMDIFKLDKEGLKNLRPEDVMRKISIEEFFHILKTLNNLWFYDREALKNGKVGYHAILKSELCSDGFVNLKGVLKQYPNIRKIMAYQLKWMILERVDKGMKMPTHLAGVPDAATELGEDLAEILGIKLARVAKTTEGHIVFLTKLNKNESLLLVEDICSKATGITETINDATECGMVDASAIIKVEIVLLNRGGLKSFIVDGYEYEVLSAFEHRIREYMPPGATDDLRNKYPDTPPCPLCALGVPRDKPKKTEESWTRITTAQL; via the coding sequence ATGGATAACCAATTTATGGATATTTTTAAACTGGATAAGGAAGGACTGAAAAATCTTAGGCCGGAAGATGTGATGCGGAAAATTTCGATTGAGGAATTTTTCCATATTCTCAAAACTCTTAACAACTTATGGTTTTACGACCGTGAGGCCTTAAAAAATGGAAAGGTCGGATATCATGCAATTTTAAAATCAGAGCTTTGTAGTGATGGATTTGTAAATCTAAAAGGAGTTCTTAAACAATATCCAAACATACGCAAAATTATGGCGTATCAGCTCAAATGGATGATTTTGGAACGGGTAGATAAAGGTATGAAAATGCCCACCCATCTTGCCGGAGTACCAGATGCTGCCACCGAACTCGGCGAGGATCTTGCAGAAATTCTGGGCATAAAATTGGCTCGAGTTGCAAAGACCACAGAGGGACACATTGTTTTCCTCACTAAATTAAATAAAAATGAATCCCTCCTTCTTGTTGAGGATATCTGCTCAAAAGCGACTGGTATCACAGAAACAATAAACGACGCCACTGAGTGTGGCATGGTGGACGCTAGTGCCATTATCAAGGTGGAGATTGTACTCCTTAACCGTGGCGGTCTTAAGTCATTTATTGTTGATGGATACGAATATGAGGTCCTTTCTGCGTTTGAGCACCGCATAAGAGAATACATGCCACCTGGCGCGACCGACGATCTCAGAAATAAATATCCAGATACGCCACCCTGTCCGCTATGCGCGCTCGGTGTACCAAGGGATAAACCCAAAAAAACAGAGGAAAGCTGGACACGCATAACAACAGCGCAGCTCTGA
- a CDS encoding NAD(P)/FAD-dependent oxidoreductase gives MKNDKLIRVEELTLGLEEDESVLGLRIAELLEIKEAELLKYTIVKRAIDSRNKRKILFVFSVDVELKNPEDYLLKIVETHKDKIKRHRIRLQMPYIYELKIISQDIKSQRPVIIGSGPSGLFAALLLAQAGLKPLVVERGKDVEARIKDVNQFFKEGKLNTQSNIQFGEGGAGTFSDGKLYTMVDNPRKKYIFDELINAGASPEIAIDAQAHIGTDKLRKIVKNIREKIIKLGGEVRFETCLTDIEIVDDKIVTAIFNENEKISVDELVVAVGHSARDTYEMLHEKNLTMTAKPFAIGLRIEHQSEMINKSQYGNFYNHPKLPAARYKLVEHVTESRSVYTFCMCPGGYVVAAASEDGRLVTNGMSENARDSDNSNSALLVNVLPSDFKSDHPLAGVEFQRKWEEKAFSVGGGNYRAPAQLVGDFMRNKPSTDTKSVTPTYQPGVRLTSLSSCLPDYVLNSIRKALPEMERKIKGFSHPDAILTGVETRSSSPVRIFRDESLQSNIKGIYPAGEGAGYAGGIISAAIDGMLVAEAIIDKRLNK, from the coding sequence ATGAAAAATGATAAATTAATCAGAGTTGAAGAACTAACACTTGGTCTTGAAGAGGATGAAAGTGTTTTGGGGTTGCGCATTGCGGAGCTTTTAGAAATTAAAGAGGCGGAATTATTAAAATACACCATTGTTAAACGGGCAATTGATTCACGCAACAAACGTAAAATTCTCTTTGTTTTTTCCGTAGATGTTGAGTTGAAAAATCCTGAAGATTATTTGCTTAAAATTGTAGAAACGCATAAAGATAAGATAAAGCGCCACCGCATTCGATTACAAATGCCTTATATTTATGAATTAAAAATCATATCTCAAGACATAAAAAGCCAGAGACCGGTCATTATTGGTTCTGGACCGAGTGGTTTATTTGCTGCCTTGCTTTTAGCCCAGGCCGGTTTAAAACCTTTGGTGGTGGAGCGGGGTAAAGATGTTGAAGCGCGGATAAAAGATGTCAATCAATTTTTTAAAGAAGGAAAATTAAATACACAATCAAATATTCAATTTGGTGAAGGCGGGGCAGGGACATTCTCTGATGGAAAATTATACACCATGGTTGATAATCCACGTAAGAAGTATATTTTTGATGAATTAATTAATGCGGGCGCATCACCGGAAATTGCCATTGATGCTCAGGCACATATTGGCACTGACAAATTGCGCAAAATTGTTAAAAATATTCGTGAGAAAATAATTAAATTAGGCGGTGAAGTGCGCTTTGAGACTTGCTTAACTGATATTGAAATTGTTGATGATAAAATTGTCACAGCCATATTTAATGAAAATGAAAAAATAAGCGTCGATGAGTTAGTGGTGGCTGTGGGTCACTCGGCGCGCGACACCTACGAAATGCTTCATGAAAAAAATCTAACAATGACCGCAAAGCCGTTTGCAATCGGTCTGCGTATTGAGCATCAATCGGAAATGATTAACAAATCACAATATGGCAACTTTTATAATCACCCCAAATTACCAGCCGCTCGCTATAAGTTAGTCGAGCATGTAACCGAAAGCCGTTCTGTTTATACTTTTTGCATGTGTCCAGGTGGCTATGTTGTTGCAGCCGCTTCCGAAGATGGAAGATTGGTTACCAATGGTATGAGCGAAAACGCACGCGACAGTGATAATTCCAATAGCGCTTTATTGGTAAACGTTTTACCCAGTGATTTTAAGTCTGACCATCCCTTGGCTGGTGTTGAATTTCAGCGCAAATGGGAGGAAAAAGCTTTTTCAGTCGGCGGTGGCAATTACCGCGCTCCAGCCCAATTAGTAGGTGATTTTATGAGAAATAAACCATCAACTGACACCAAGAGCGTTACTCCGACCTATCAACCAGGTGTGCGACTCACTTCACTGAGTAGTTGTTTACCAGATTACGTTTTAAACAGTATTCGCAAGGCTTTGCCTGAAATGGAAAGAAAAATAAAAGGCTTCTCTCATCCCGATGCTATTCTGACTGGAGTAGAAACTCGGAGCTCATCACCAGTGCGCATTTTTCGTGATGAATCCTTACAGTCTAATATAAAAGGCATTTATCCAGCTGGTGAAGGTGCTGGTTATGCTGGCGGAATCATCTCGGCGGCAATTGATGGGATGTTGGTGGCAGAAGCAATTATTGATAAGAGGCTGAATAAATAA